One Algibacter sp. L3A6 genomic region harbors:
- a CDS encoding alpha/beta hydrolase, producing the protein MKKLILFVFLFSLTFINIEAQVKYETFESSKLGETRQIKIQLPRGYDSNQDKSYPIFIVLDGDYLFEAVAGNVDYYSYWEDMPESIVVGVNQMDTRYDDCLYSEQNSLPVETGAAFFEFIGQELVPYIEKTFRTVNFRVAVGHGQTANLINYYLLKPQPLFQGYIAISPELAPGMLDYIPEGLSKAESKIFYYLANTDNNGSSVKKMTNTLNTDIAALDNKNVVYNFDSFEGPSHYSVPTHAIPNAIEKIFHVFQPISKKEYKETILELQISPVLYLQEKYESINDLFGIDKKILINDFKAISAAIEKNELYEYYEALGKLARKAYPETLLGTYYMARFYEETGEPKKAMRTYQSAYTLKEIAGLTKDEMLEKANLIKEDFGY; encoded by the coding sequence ATGAAGAAACTCATCCTTTTCGTTTTTCTGTTTAGCCTTACTTTTATAAACATTGAAGCCCAAGTAAAATATGAAACTTTCGAATCTTCTAAACTAGGAGAAACCCGACAAATAAAAATTCAACTACCACGTGGTTACGATTCTAACCAAGATAAAAGTTACCCTATTTTTATAGTTTTAGATGGCGATTACTTATTTGAAGCCGTTGCCGGAAATGTAGACTACTACTCCTACTGGGAAGACATGCCTGAATCTATTGTAGTTGGCGTAAACCAAATGGATACAAGATATGATGATTGTTTATATTCTGAACAAAACTCGTTACCCGTTGAAACTGGAGCTGCCTTTTTTGAATTTATAGGTCAAGAGCTTGTTCCTTATATAGAAAAAACGTTTAGAACAGTAAACTTTAGAGTAGCAGTTGGCCATGGTCAAACAGCAAACTTAATAAACTACTACTTACTAAAACCTCAACCATTATTTCAAGGCTATATAGCTATTAGTCCAGAATTAGCGCCAGGTATGTTAGATTATATTCCCGAAGGTTTATCTAAAGCAGAATCTAAAATATTCTACTATTTAGCCAACACAGACAACAATGGATCTTCTGTTAAGAAAATGACTAATACTTTAAACACAGACATTGCCGCACTAGATAATAAAAACGTAGTGTATAATTTTGATAGCTTTGAAGGGCCATCTCATTATTCTGTACCAACACACGCCATTCCAAATGCGATTGAAAAGATATTTCATGTTTTTCAACCCATATCAAAAAAGGAATACAAAGAAACAATACTTGAATTACAAATTTCACCTGTTTTATATCTTCAAGAAAAATATGAAAGCATTAATGATTTATTCGGAATTGATAAAAAAATTCTAATTAATGATTTTAAAGCAATCTCGGCAGCCATTGAAAAAAACGAACTTTACGAATACTACGAAGCGTTAGGTAAATTAGCCCGAAAAGCATATCCTGAAACCCTTTTAGGCACGTATTACATGGCGCGTTTTTACGAAGAAACTGGCGAACCTAAAAAAGCTATGCGTACCTACCAATCAGCTTATACCTTAAAAGAAATTGCAGGACTTACTAAGGATGAAATGCTAGAGAAAGCAAACTTAATTAAAGAAGATTTCGGTTACTAA
- a CDS encoding lysylphosphatidylglycerol synthase transmembrane domain-containing protein, producing MNKQAKNILKITLPLLLGVFLVWYSLSKVSISKVIEYAQNADYTYIILGVFLGLLSHLSRSYRWIFMLEPMGYKIKFGNSLMAVFATYLINYTIPRAGEVARASILTNYEGVPFEKGFGTIVAERIADMLVMLGIIAITLFLQFDFIYGFLVEKFNPVKIGIALVVCILLGLLFLRLIKQSNSKLALKIKNFANGLIEGALSIFKMKKKWAFIFHTLFIWGMYLLMFYVTSFSITELHGISAGAILIGFISASFSIAATNGGIGSYPLAIFAAFSIFGIAEEPSIAFGWIMWASQTLMIILFGGLSLIYLPIYNRNKTAKQEQSTN from the coding sequence TTGAATAAACAAGCAAAAAATATACTTAAAATTACACTCCCATTATTATTGGGAGTTTTTTTGGTTTGGTATTCACTGTCCAAAGTATCTATTAGCAAGGTTATTGAATATGCCCAAAATGCCGATTACACCTATATTATTTTAGGTGTTTTTTTAGGACTTTTAAGTCATTTATCACGTTCTTACCGCTGGATTTTTATGCTAGAGCCTATGGGTTACAAAATAAAATTCGGTAATAGCCTTATGGCTGTTTTTGCGACCTACTTAATAAACTACACCATACCTCGTGCTGGTGAAGTTGCCCGAGCTTCTATATTAACAAACTATGAGGGAGTACCCTTCGAAAAAGGCTTCGGAACCATTGTTGCCGAACGCATTGCAGATATGCTCGTTATGCTTGGTATTATTGCGATTACGCTTTTTCTACAATTCGATTTTATTTATGGTTTTTTAGTTGAAAAGTTTAATCCTGTAAAAATTGGAATTGCTCTTGTTGTATGTATTTTACTTGGCCTACTATTTCTAAGATTAATAAAACAAAGTAATTCAAAACTCGCTTTAAAAATTAAAAATTTCGCTAACGGACTTATTGAAGGTGCGTTAAGTATTTTTAAAATGAAGAAAAAATGGGCATTCATTTTTCACACTCTTTTCATTTGGGGTATGTACCTACTCATGTTCTACGTCACCTCTTTTTCTATAACAGAATTACACGGTATTTCTGCTGGAGCAATCTTAATAGGCTTCATATCAGCTAGCTTTAGTATTGCCGCAACAAATGGTGGAATTGGCTCTTACCCATTGGCCATTTTTGCTGCCTTTTCAATTTTCGGTATCGCAGAAGAACCAAGTATCGCTTTTGGCTGGATTATGTGGGCATCTCAAACATTAATGATTATTCTTTTTGGTGGTTTATCACTTATTTATTTACCAATTTATAACAGGAACAAAACGGCAAAACAAGAACAATCAACAAATTAA
- the panD gene encoding aspartate 1-decarboxylase, with product MQIQVVKSKIHRVKVTGADLNYIGSITIDEDLMEAANIIQGEKVQIVNNNNGARLETYAIPGPRNSGEITLNGAAARLVAPDDVLILITYAFMDIEEAKVFKPSLVFPDEATNLLK from the coding sequence ATGCAAATTCAAGTAGTAAAATCTAAAATACACAGAGTAAAAGTAACCGGTGCCGACTTAAACTATATTGGTAGTATCACTATTGATGAAGATTTAATGGAAGCCGCTAATATTATTCAAGGTGAAAAGGTTCAAATTGTAAACAACAATAACGGTGCTAGGCTAGAAACCTATGCCATTCCTGGACCAAGAAATAGTGGTGAAATCACCCTTAATGGCGCAGCAGCACGTTTAGTTGCTCCTGACGATGTACTTATTTTAATAACGTATGCTTTTATGGATATAGAAGAAGCAAAAGTTTTTAAACCATCGTTAGTTTTTCCAGATGAAGCGACCAACTTACTCAAATAA
- the panC gene encoding pantoate--beta-alanine ligase, whose protein sequence is MEVYSEKQQITAAIDAAKAKKLTLGLVPTMGALHEGHLQLVIKALEENDLVAVSIFVNPTQFDNPEDLDKYPRTLENDIALLKTVSATKIMVYAPTVDDVYEGNTVSETFDFDGLEHEMEGRFRDGHFDGVGTVVKRLFEIVKPHKAYFGEKDFQQLQIIKKLVEKHHMPLKIVGCKIHRESNGLAMSSRNTRLKPEFSTAAPFIYETLKTAKLKFGTKSATEVEEWVEKQFKNHELLELEYFIISEVETLKPLKRKSNNKAYRAFIAVYADDIRLIDNIALN, encoded by the coding sequence GTGGAAGTTTACTCGGAAAAACAACAAATTACGGCTGCAATTGATGCCGCAAAAGCTAAAAAACTAACTTTAGGATTAGTGCCTACCATGGGTGCTTTACACGAAGGACATTTACAATTAGTAATAAAAGCTTTAGAAGAAAACGATCTAGTTGCGGTTAGCATTTTTGTTAATCCAACTCAGTTTGATAACCCTGAAGATCTCGATAAATACCCGAGAACTTTAGAAAACGATATAGCATTATTAAAAACAGTAAGCGCGACCAAAATTATGGTTTACGCTCCTACTGTAGATGATGTTTACGAAGGTAATACCGTTTCAGAAACCTTCGATTTCGATGGTTTAGAACATGAAATGGAAGGCAGATTTAGGGATGGTCATTTCGATGGTGTAGGCACCGTTGTAAAACGCCTTTTCGAGATTGTAAAACCGCATAAAGCATATTTTGGTGAAAAAGATTTCCAACAACTACAAATTATTAAAAAGTTAGTTGAAAAACATCACATGCCATTAAAGATAGTAGGTTGCAAAATTCATCGTGAATCTAACGGTTTAGCAATGAGCTCCAGAAACACAAGGTTAAAGCCGGAATTTAGCACCGCTGCCCCCTTCATATATGAAACACTAAAAACTGCCAAACTAAAATTTGGCACAAAAAGTGCTACTGAAGTAGAGGAATGGGTTGAGAAACAATTTAAAAATCATGAATTATTAGAATTAGAATATTTCATAATTTCTGAAGTTGAAACCTTAAAACCTTTAAAACGAAAATCAAACAACAAAGCATATAGAGCATTTATTGCAGTGTATGCAGACGATATTAGACTTATTGATAATATCGCACTAAATTAA
- a CDS encoding glycogen/starch synthase, whose amino-acid sequence MKDKRVLYVSSEVVPYLPETEISSMSFEAPRLVNQQGGQIRIFMPRYGNINERRHQLHEVIRLSGINLVINDLDMPLIIKVASIPKERIQVYFIDNDEYFKRKATLTDEAGKLFSDNDERAIFFAKGVIETVKKLNWSPDIIHVHGWLASLLPVYLKEYYKDEPLFNQSKIVTSIYNQSFNNTLNKDMINKVKFDNINEDAIKVLEEPTYNNLMKVAIDYSDALIVGSEDITEEVDAYIKASNKPILEYKTKDEFGEAYTNFFNNEVLG is encoded by the coding sequence ATGAAAGATAAGAGGGTATTATACGTATCATCTGAAGTAGTTCCTTATTTACCGGAAACAGAGATTTCGTCAATGTCGTTTGAAGCGCCAAGATTAGTAAATCAACAAGGAGGGCAAATAAGAATCTTCATGCCTCGATACGGGAATATTAATGAAAGAAGACATCAGTTACACGAAGTTATCAGGTTATCAGGTATCAATTTAGTGATTAACGATTTAGATATGCCGTTAATTATTAAAGTAGCTTCTATTCCAAAAGAACGTATTCAGGTTTATTTTATTGATAATGATGAGTATTTTAAAAGAAAAGCAACATTAACAGATGAAGCTGGAAAGTTATTCTCTGATAATGATGAACGTGCTATTTTCTTCGCAAAAGGTGTTATAGAAACCGTTAAAAAACTCAACTGGTCTCCAGATATTATACATGTACATGGTTGGTTAGCTTCTTTGCTACCAGTTTATTTAAAAGAGTATTACAAAGACGAGCCTTTATTTAACCAAAGTAAAATTGTGACTTCGATATACAATCAAAGTTTTAACAATACGTTAAATAAAGATATGATTAATAAAGTTAAATTTGACAATATTAATGAAGATGCTATAAAAGTGCTCGAAGAACCAACTTACAACAACTTAATGAAAGTTGCTATTGATTACTCCGATGCGTTAATAGTAGGGTCTGAAGATATAACAGAAGAAGTAGATGCTTACATAAAGGCGTCTAATAAACCTATTTTAGAGTATAAAACCAAAGATGAATTTGGCGAAGCTTATACAAACTTCTTTAATAACGAAGTTTTAGGCTAG
- a CDS encoding DUF4270 domain-containing protein → MKKTFKALKLSAAFLFVLTGFVGCDKEFTELESAVLGKDNANFSTDSYEIPIVAYNKTTESVQVNGLASYLLGVFNDPVYGQTAASIVTQVTPSSYDPDFGDNPVITSVVLTIPYFSRVIDFDEDGNAEYTIQDSLYGDYSGTIKPFKLSIYKNEYFLRDFDPFADDNDDTAQRYYSYSDGSSDNMAYNGTSVINFDNLKDQLIFEQESVTPDSSVIITITDEGTDDEITTRSAPAFTAELDAEFWKTLIISKEGGVELSNANNFANYFRGLFFKAEAIGDDGSMVLLDMASTDANIVINYNYDSTTAGETVEGTYTLSFTGNTLNTFVNKITEVTLADGDQTNGDQSLYLKGSGNSMAVVDLFENDEAKKDFLDSFRIPSGDDDYEKDEDGNYVLNRLVNDAQLVISEDEVMQALPDDSNGNNYSHFNRIYAYDINNSISTYDYQIDPVESSTDPFNSKIISLGQRVVDENGVYKYKIRLTEHLNNILVNDSTNTKIGLVLSTNVNYTNISRIADSDDEDVTGLPTASVITPRGTVLYGSNVNVDDKKRMKFKVFYTEPNN, encoded by the coding sequence ATGAAAAAGACATTTAAAGCCCTTAAATTATCTGCAGCATTCCTATTTGTATTAACCGGTTTTGTTGGTTGCGATAAAGAGTTTACAGAATTAGAAAGTGCTGTTTTAGGAAAAGATAATGCTAACTTTAGCACAGATTCTTACGAAATTCCTATTGTAGCTTATAATAAAACAACAGAGTCTGTACAGGTCAATGGTTTAGCATCTTATTTGTTAGGTGTGTTTAACGATCCGGTTTACGGACAAACCGCTGCTAGTATTGTTACACAAGTAACACCATCTAGTTATGATCCAGATTTTGGTGATAATCCGGTGATAACTTCAGTCGTGCTTACAATTCCTTATTTCAGTCGTGTTATTGATTTTGATGAGGATGGTAATGCGGAGTATACTATTCAAGATTCTTTATACGGTGATTATTCAGGTACTATAAAACCTTTTAAATTATCTATTTACAAAAACGAATATTTTTTAAGAGATTTTGATCCTTTTGCAGATGATAATGATGATACAGCACAAAGGTATTATTCATATTCAGATGGAAGCTCTGATAATATGGCTTATAATGGAACTTCTGTTATTAATTTTGATAATTTAAAAGATCAGTTAATTTTTGAGCAAGAAAGTGTGACACCTGATAGTTCTGTTATTATAACAATTACAGATGAAGGAACTGACGATGAGATAACAACTAGAAGTGCACCTGCTTTTACTGCTGAATTGGATGCTGAATTTTGGAAAACGCTTATTATAAGTAAAGAGGGTGGAGTTGAATTAAGTAATGCTAATAATTTTGCTAACTATTTTAGAGGTTTGTTTTTTAAAGCTGAGGCAATTGGTGATGACGGAAGTATGGTTTTACTGGATATGGCATCTACAGATGCTAATATTGTTATTAATTATAATTACGATTCTACCACTGCTGGGGAAACAGTTGAAGGAACATACACGTTATCTTTTACAGGAAACACATTAAATACTTTTGTGAATAAAATTACAGAAGTTACACTAGCAGATGGAGATCAAACTAATGGGGATCAATCTTTGTATCTAAAAGGTTCTGGTAATTCTATGGCTGTTGTTGATTTGTTTGAAAATGATGAAGCTAAAAAGGATTTCTTAGATAGTTTTAGAATACCTAGTGGAGATGATGATTACGAAAAAGATGAAGATGGTAACTATGTTTTAAATAGATTGGTTAACGATGCGCAACTTGTTATCTCTGAAGATGAGGTTATGCAAGCGCTTCCAGACGATTCTAATGGTAATAATTATAGTCATTTCAATAGAATTTATGCTTACGATATCAATAATAGTATATCTACTTACGACTATCAAATTGATCCAGTTGAATCTAGTACCGATCCATTTAATTCTAAGATAATTAGTTTAGGTCAACGTGTTGTCGATGAAAATGGTGTTTATAAATATAAAATTCGTTTAACCGAACATTTAAATAATATCTTGGTCAACGATTCAACAAATACTAAAATTGGTTTGGTTTTATCTACCAATGTGAATTATACAAATATTTCTAGAATCGCGGATAGTGATGATGAGGATGTTACGGGTTTACCAACGGCATCGGTTATTACTCCAAGAGGTACAGTATTGTATGGCTCAAATGTAAATGTTGATGACAAGAAAAGAATGAAATTTAAAGTGTTTTACACAGAACCAAATAATTAA
- the glmS gene encoding glutamine--fructose-6-phosphate transaminase (isomerizing), translating to MCGIVGYIGYREAYPIVIEGLKRLEYRGYDSAGIALFDGKDLKVSKTKGKVADLEERATAEITKTGSVGIGHTRWATHGVPNDVNSHPHLSNSGELVIIHNGIIENYDSLKQELITRGYTFQSDTDTEVLINLIEDVKKKEKVKLGKAVQIALNQVIGAYAIAVFDKNKPEEVVVARLGSPLAIGIGENEDEFFIASDASPFLEYTKNAVYLEDEEMAVIRFHKGIKVRKIKDDSIVDTYVQELQLNLEQIEKGGYDHFMLKEIYEQPKAITDTYRGRLLRNDAIIKMAGIEDNMKRFLNANRIIIVACGTSWHAGLVAEYIFEDLARIPVEVEYASEFRYRNPIITENDIVIAISQSGETADTLAAIKLAKSKGAFVFGVCNVVGSSIARESDAGAYTHAGPEIGVASTKAFTTQITVLTLMALRLARAKGTISSSDFRQHLLELEMIPKKVEEALKSDATIKKIADIYKDARNMLYLGRGFNFPVALEGALKLKEISYIHAEGYPAAEMKHGPIALIDENMPIIVIATKKGHYEKVVSNIQEIKSRKGKIIGIVTEGDVQVKALADHVIEVPETLESLTPLLTTIPLQLLSYHIAVLLDKNVDQPRNLAKSVTVE from the coding sequence ATGTGCGGAATTGTAGGTTATATTGGATATAGAGAAGCATACCCAATAGTAATTGAAGGCTTAAAACGATTAGAATATAGAGGGTACGATAGTGCTGGAATTGCTCTTTTTGATGGTAAAGACCTAAAAGTATCTAAAACAAAGGGTAAAGTAGCCGATTTAGAAGAACGCGCCACTGCAGAAATAACTAAAACAGGTAGTGTTGGTATAGGGCATACACGTTGGGCAACACATGGTGTGCCAAACGATGTTAACTCTCACCCACACCTTTCAAACTCTGGAGAATTAGTAATAATCCATAATGGAATTATTGAAAACTACGATTCTCTTAAGCAAGAATTAATTACAAGAGGATATACATTTCAATCAGATACAGATACGGAAGTTCTTATCAATTTAATTGAAGATGTAAAAAAGAAAGAAAAAGTAAAATTAGGAAAAGCAGTTCAAATTGCATTAAACCAAGTTATTGGAGCTTATGCTATTGCTGTTTTCGATAAAAATAAGCCAGAAGAAGTTGTTGTGGCTCGTTTAGGAAGTCCGTTAGCCATTGGTATTGGTGAAAATGAAGATGAATTCTTTATAGCTAGTGATGCTTCTCCTTTTTTAGAGTATACTAAAAATGCTGTTTATTTAGAAGATGAAGAAATGGCAGTTATTAGATTCCATAAAGGAATTAAAGTAAGAAAAATAAAAGATGATTCTATTGTTGATACATACGTTCAAGAGCTTCAATTAAATTTAGAGCAAATTGAAAAAGGTGGATACGATCATTTCATGCTGAAAGAAATATACGAGCAACCAAAAGCTATTACCGATACTTATAGAGGTAGATTGTTACGCAACGACGCTATTATTAAAATGGCAGGTATTGAAGATAACATGAAAAGGTTTTTAAATGCCAATCGTATTATCATTGTTGCTTGTGGAACATCTTGGCATGCTGGATTAGTTGCAGAATACATTTTTGAAGATTTAGCTAGAATACCTGTAGAGGTTGAATACGCTTCAGAATTTAGATATAGAAATCCTATAATTACAGAAAACGATATTGTTATCGCTATTTCACAATCTGGTGAAACTGCCGATACTTTAGCAGCTATTAAATTAGCGAAATCTAAAGGTGCATTTGTTTTTGGTGTTTGTAATGTAGTTGGTTCGTCTATCGCTAGAGAATCAGATGCGGGAGCTTACACACATGCAGGTCCGGAAATTGGAGTAGCATCTACAAAAGCTTTTACAACTCAAATTACAGTTTTAACGCTTATGGCTTTAAGACTTGCTAGAGCAAAAGGAACTATTAGTAGTTCAGATTTCCGTCAGCACTTATTAGAGTTAGAAATGATTCCTAAAAAAGTTGAAGAAGCTTTAAAGTCTGATGCAACTATTAAAAAGATTGCAGATATTTATAAAGATGCTAGAAACATGCTTTACTTAGGTAGAGGTTTTAACTTTCCTGTAGCTTTAGAAGGTGCATTAAAATTAAAAGAGATTTCATATATACATGCTGAAGGTTACCCTGCGGCAGAAATGAAACATGGACCAATAGCTTTAATTGACGAGAATATGCCAATTATTGTTATTGCAACAAAAAAAGGACATTACGAAAAAGTAGTAAGTAATATTCAAGAGATTAAATCTAGAAAAGGTAAAATTATCGGTATAGTTACCGAAGGGGATGTACAAGTTAAGGCATTAGCCGATCATGTTATAGAGGTTCCAGAAACTTTAGAGTCGCTTACTCCTTTATTAACAACTATTCCACTTCAATTGTTATCTTATCATATTGCTGTGTTGTTAGACAAAAATGTAGATCAACCACGTAACCTTGCAAAATCTGTTACGGTAGAGTAA
- a CDS encoding TonB-dependent receptor yields MKAILLFFTLFFCGITFSQTTITGTVVDDNSQPIPGANIIVVGTSTGNVTDFDGNFSLTYNQNPPFSVQASSVGFETVTVEITKKNQKVDFILKEGTSLDEVVISASRTPERIFESPVTVERFGLKEIKNTASADFYDGLENLKGVDVNTNSLTFKSVNTRGFATFANNRFMQLVDGMDNSTPALNFPIGNLVGMTETDVLSVELLPGASSALYGANAFNGILFMRSKNPFDHQGISASVKRGLTSQEASGDNEYTDVSIRAAYKFSNKFAAKVNFGYLKGTDWAAVNEDDKTNIGGTRANIDYDGVNVYGDEVSTNLKNVIESETFLANLPNPALVNLVPLVDVSRTGYDERDLTNYDASSIKSDWGLYYRPWENDFEISYVGKVGTGSTIYQGTNRYNINNFFQEQHKIEIRNDNFFVRGYVVSDKAGDSYDMVFTGININSAWKDNNTWFGEYTGAFISATLGGADETQAHAAARNVADTGRFLPGSDEFVAAFNKSIADPDLTTGSKFQDASKYYHADANYNFSHLIDFADIQVGGSFREYSLNSSGTIYTDIDGPITYSEYGIYTQIQKNLELNDEMELKLTGSARYDKSEFFDGFVSPRISAALTLNQNHNVRASVQTGFRNPTTQDLFIGLNAGRAILVGSAPSNLDRWTRNYDLSPGGAAIVQSPSVTQTGAAAYNNSYTASSALELAATGNPAVLEIANPDLVKPEQVTSGEVGYRGKFNKITVDVSAYYNSYKDFISQEVVVAPFYGTVGDGGASVAALANGDSQAYSTYTNSEANVNSYGTSVGVSTKVFGDFDLSGSYTYAKLDFDSEAYPDFATNFNTPEHKFKASFGNTDLFENFGFNVAYRFSDDYYWEATFANGVVPEFHVVDAQINLKVPSMKSIFKAGATNLLGDEYFTAVGTGHIGSMYYVSWTINNL; encoded by the coding sequence ATGAAAGCAATTCTCCTATTTTTTACGTTGTTTTTTTGTGGAATAACTTTTTCCCAAACAACTATTACTGGTACTGTTGTCGATGACAATAGTCAACCCATTCCAGGAGCCAATATTATTGTAGTTGGCACCTCTACAGGAAACGTTACAGATTTTGATGGTAACTTTTCTTTAACCTACAACCAAAACCCTCCGTTCTCAGTTCAAGCCAGTAGTGTAGGGTTTGAAACGGTTACAGTAGAAATTACCAAAAAGAATCAAAAAGTAGATTTTATTTTAAAAGAAGGAACTTCTTTAGATGAAGTTGTAATTTCAGCTTCTAGAACTCCCGAAAGAATATTTGAATCTCCTGTTACAGTAGAGCGCTTTGGATTAAAAGAAATTAAAAACACTGCATCTGCCGATTTTTACGATGGTTTAGAGAACTTAAAAGGTGTAGATGTAAATACCAACAGTTTAACTTTTAAGTCGGTAAATACAAGAGGTTTTGCAACATTTGCTAATAATAGATTCATGCAGTTAGTAGATGGTATGGATAACTCAACACCTGCATTAAATTTCCCTATCGGAAACTTGGTAGGTATGACAGAAACAGATGTTTTAAGTGTGGAATTACTGCCTGGAGCATCTTCTGCATTATACGGAGCAAATGCCTTTAATGGTATTTTATTTATGCGAAGTAAAAATCCTTTCGATCACCAAGGTATTAGTGCGTCTGTAAAAAGAGGTCTTACGTCACAAGAAGCTTCTGGAGATAATGAGTATACAGATGTTAGTATTCGTGCAGCTTATAAATTCAGTAATAAATTTGCAGCTAAAGTAAATTTCGGTTACTTAAAAGGAACCGATTGGGCTGCAGTTAATGAAGACGATAAAACGAATATAGGTGGAACAAGAGCAAATATAGATTACGATGGTGTTAATGTTTATGGAGATGAAGTTTCTACGAATTTAAAAAACGTAATAGAAAGTGAAACTTTTTTAGCGAATTTACCTAATCCAGCTTTAGTAAATTTAGTGCCACTTGTGGATGTAAGTAGAACAGGCTATGATGAAAGAGATTTAACGAATTATGATGCTAGTAGTATTAAATCTGACTGGGGTTTATACTACCGTCCATGGGAAAATGATTTCGAAATATCTTATGTTGGTAAGGTTGGAACAGGTTCAACAATTTACCAAGGTACAAACAGGTATAACATTAATAACTTTTTTCAAGAACAACATAAAATTGAAATTAGAAACGATAACTTCTTTGTTAGAGGTTACGTAGTATCAGATAAAGCTGGAGATTCTTATGATATGGTTTTTACAGGAATTAATATTAATAGTGCTTGGAAAGATAATAATACATGGTTTGGTGAGTATACTGGTGCCTTTATTTCTGCAACCCTTGGTGGTGCAGATGAAACTCAAGCGCACGCTGCAGCAAGAAATGTTGCTGATACAGGAAGATTTCTTCCAGGCTCTGATGAGTTTGTTGCTGCATTTAATAAAAGTATAGCAGATCCAGATTTAACTACAGGTTCTAAATTTCAAGATGCTTCTAAATATTATCATGCAGATGCTAATTATAATTTTAGTCATCTTATTGATTTTGCTGATATTCAAGTTGGTGGTTCTTTTAGAGAATATAGTTTAAATTCTTCAGGTACTATTTATACAGATATTGATGGTCCTATTACATATTCTGAATATGGAATTTATACTCAAATTCAGAAAAACCTTGAACTTAACGATGAAATGGAATTAAAATTAACGGGGTCAGCTCGTTATGATAAGTCTGAGTTTTTTGATGGTTTTGTGTCTCCAAGAATTTCTGCAGCACTTACACTTAATCAAAATCATAATGTTAGAGCTTCTGTGCAAACAGGGTTTAGAAACCCTACAACTCAAGATTTATTTATCGGCCTAAACGCAGGTAGAGCAATTTTAGTAGGTTCGGCTCCTAGTAATTTAGATAGATGGACTAGAAATTACGATTTATCACCTGGAGGTGCTGCTATTGTGCAATCGCCTAGCGTTACTCAAACAGGAGCTGCGGCTTATAATAATTCATATACTGCAAGTTCTGCTTTAGAACTAGCTGCGACAGGAAACCCTGCGGTATTAGAAATTGCAAACCCAGATTTAGTAAAACCAGAACAAGTAACATCTGGAGAAGTTGGGTATAGAGGTAAGTTTAATAAAATTACTGTAGATGTTAGTGCTTATTACAATAGCTATAAAGATTTTATATCTCAAGAAGTTGTGGTTGCTCCTTTTTATGGAACAGTTGGTGATGGTGGTGCATCTGTAGCTGCTTTGGCAAATGGAGATAGCCAAGCATATAGTACATATACAAACTCTGAAGCTAATGTAAATTCGTACGGTACATCTGTTGGAGTATCTACTAAAGTCTTTGGTGATTTCGATTTAAGCGGAAGTTATACTTATGCTAAATTAGATTTTGATAGCGAAGCATATCCAGATTTTGCAACAAACTTTAATACGCCAGAACATAAATTTAAAGCGTCTTTTGGTAATACGGATTTATTTGAAAACTTCGGATTTAACGTAGCTTATAGATTTAGTGACGATTATTATTGGGAAGCAACTTTTGCAAATGGTGTTGTTCCAGAATTCCATGTTGTAGATGCGCAAATTAACTTAAAGGTTCCATCTATGAAATCTATTTTTAAGGCAGGTGCAACTAATCTTTTAGGAGATGAATATTTCACAGCAGTGGGTACAGGTCATATTGGATCAATGTATTATGTTTCATGGACAATTAATAATTTATAA